From a region of the Candidatus Pantoea bituminis genome:
- a CDS encoding amino acid ABC transporter permease codes for MIGQLNFPALWPYWPELLSGLWITIQLTVLATVGGVGLGIFGAALRSGKPSALSRIWGVYVELIRNTPFVVQLFFIVFGLPNLGLKLTAGEAALLAMLINLGAYSTEIIRAGIQVTPKGQWEAGRVLGLTRSQTFLRVVLPPSLQRIYPALVSQCIIVMLGSSVVSQVSYEELTFAANLIQSRTFLSFEVYLVTTLIYLALSIAMRQLLLGIGRKWFGVQS; via the coding sequence ATGATCGGGCAACTTAACTTTCCCGCATTGTGGCCGTATTGGCCGGAATTGCTCTCCGGCCTCTGGATCACCATTCAGCTGACGGTGCTCGCCACTGTCGGCGGTGTCGGCCTCGGTATCTTTGGCGCGGCGTTACGCAGCGGCAAACCGAGCGCGTTGAGTCGCATCTGGGGCGTGTACGTTGAACTGATCCGCAATACGCCGTTCGTGGTGCAACTCTTTTTTATCGTATTCGGTTTACCCAATCTCGGGCTGAAACTCACTGCGGGTGAAGCTGCGCTGCTGGCGATGCTAATTAACCTTGGCGCGTACAGCACCGAAATTATTCGCGCCGGCATTCAGGTAACACCTAAAGGGCAATGGGAAGCGGGACGCGTATTGGGATTAACCCGCAGCCAGACATTTCTGCGCGTGGTGCTGCCGCCGTCGCTGCAGCGTATTTACCCCGCGCTGGTCAGCCAATGCATCATCGTGATGCTGGGATCGTCAGTGGTGTCACAGGTTTCCTATGAAGAACTGACGTTTGCTGCCAACCTGATTCAGTCGCGCACCTTTTTGAGCTTTGAAGTCTATCTGGTGACCACGCTGATCTATCTGGCGTTGTCCATTGCCATGCGTCAGCTGCTGCTGGGCATTGGCCGCAAATGGTTTGGAGTGCAGTCATGA
- a CDS encoding transporter substrate-binding domain-containing protein — protein sequence MKKVLMAVATAALLMAQAGSALADQLQDIQKRGVLRVAVPQDFPPFGSVGTDLQPQGYDIDMAKYLAKQMKLKLQLVPVTSANRVPYLQTDKVDLVISSMGKNAEREKVIDFTRAYAPFFLGVFGPKGEEVKDAAALSGKSVGVTRGAVEDMVLSDVAPKDAQVKRYEDNNTTLSAYLSGQVQYVATGNLVVAAITRQNPAKAPVAQFMLKDSPCFIGLKKNEPALKDKMNALIEQGIKDGTLNKLSQEWLKAPLPANLGA from the coding sequence ATGAAAAAAGTTTTGATGGCAGTGGCGACAGCGGCATTACTGATGGCACAAGCAGGCAGTGCGCTGGCTGATCAACTGCAGGATATTCAAAAGCGCGGCGTCCTTCGCGTTGCGGTACCTCAGGACTTCCCGCCGTTTGGATCGGTTGGCACTGACTTGCAGCCGCAAGGTTATGACATCGACATGGCGAAGTATCTGGCTAAACAGATGAAACTTAAGTTGCAGTTGGTGCCCGTCACCAGCGCTAACCGCGTACCTTATCTTCAGACCGATAAAGTCGATCTGGTGATCTCCAGCATGGGTAAAAACGCTGAGCGTGAAAAGGTCATCGACTTTACGCGTGCCTATGCGCCGTTCTTCCTGGGCGTGTTTGGGCCAAAAGGTGAAGAGGTGAAAGACGCGGCGGCGCTGAGCGGTAAGTCTGTTGGCGTAACGCGCGGAGCAGTTGAAGATATGGTGTTGAGCGATGTCGCGCCAAAAGATGCGCAGGTAAAACGTTATGAAGATAACAACACCACGCTGTCAGCTTATCTTTCGGGTCAGGTTCAATACGTCGCGACCGGTAACTTAGTGGTGGCCGCGATCACTCGTCAGAACCCGGCGAAAGCGCCCGTTGCCCAGTTCATGTTGAAAGATTCACCGTGCTTTATCGGTCTGAAGAAAAATGAGCCGGCGCTGAAAGATAAGATGAATGCGCTGATTGAGCAGGGCATCAAAGATGGCACGTTGAACAAACTGTCGCAAGAGTGGTTGAAAGCACCGCTGCCTGCCAACCTCGGCGCATAA
- the hpxU gene encoding MurR/RpiR family transcriptional regulator HpxU: MKQLDERLRSHYPQLSPQEQRIADFVFDHFDDLISYNSAELARLSGVSKATVSRLFKRLGYEKYKDMRDELRTLRQSGMPLTDNRDAVQGNTLLSRHYKQEMANLTQWVNNIDAQQFSEVIQQLAQAKRIFIIGMRNAYPVALHLRQQLMQARPQVHILPQPGQTLAEELVDITPDDMVVVMAFRRRTRIIRPLMQQLQSAGVPQLALCEPQAQTVISLARWQLCAPLDSVSAFDSYASAMSLINLLANALLHEMLSHGRQRIHHIADLYQQFDELEHR, encoded by the coding sequence ATGAAACAGCTTGATGAACGGCTCAGAAGCCACTATCCCCAGCTTTCGCCGCAGGAACAGCGCATTGCTGACTTTGTCTTTGATCACTTTGATGATCTCATCAGCTACAACAGCGCTGAGCTGGCGCGGCTGAGTGGCGTGTCGAAAGCCACCGTCAGCCGCCTGTTTAAACGTTTGGGCTATGAAAAATACAAAGATATGCGCGATGAATTGCGCACCCTGCGCCAAAGTGGCATGCCGCTTACCGACAACCGTGATGCGGTGCAGGGCAACACCTTGTTGTCGCGCCACTACAAGCAGGAAATGGCGAATCTGACACAGTGGGTTAACAACATTGATGCACAGCAGTTCAGTGAAGTCATTCAGCAGTTAGCACAGGCAAAACGCATTTTTATCATTGGAATGCGCAACGCTTATCCGGTTGCTTTGCACCTGCGTCAACAGCTAATGCAGGCGCGTCCGCAGGTGCATATTCTGCCGCAGCCAGGCCAAACGCTGGCGGAAGAGTTGGTTGATATCACCCCGGATGACATGGTGGTGGTGATGGCGTTTCGTCGTCGCACGCGCATTATTCGTCCGCTGATGCAGCAGTTGCAAAGCGCTGGCGTGCCGCAACTGGCATTGTGTGAACCCCAGGCGCAGACGGTGATTTCACTGGCACGCTGGCAACTCTGCGCGCCCCTCGACAGCGTTTCTGCCTTTGACAGCTACGCTTCAGCGATGAGCCTGATTAATTTGCTGGCGAATGCGTTATTACACGAAATGTTATCTCATGGGCGTCAACGTATTCACCATATTGCCGATCTTTATCAGCAATTTGACGAGTTGGAGCACCGCTAA